A single genomic interval of Daucus carota subsp. sativus chromosome 1, DH1 v3.0, whole genome shotgun sequence harbors:
- the LOC108205503 gene encoding probable inactive DNA (cytosine-5)-methyltransferase DRM3, whose translation MSNVKVEDNEDLQLDDMCPWKIGDNVASSSSSRVRSSFIEMGFPPSLVDKAIEENGEDNEGTLLETLFQYSAQKDTRPESLNSFGGFLNTNDELAGVVLPNEKVKVPHTSESSDSLDSLFGERNDASSHVDISMHVHPKEEPDISSGVKDGKKASLLMMNFSEDEVDYAINKLGENAPISDIIDFIAAAQIAENSEKNVQISNYGDDEKNADASTETLFGTLNNTLRLLEMGFSEKDISAAIDMCGSKASVEELADSIVSGQIGKYTYNPSWKRNASSSRSLYGMNGQGTMRYDDLTIKTEDTSPVSHSEFSSNGMMESCKGKRPKEGYIDESSSSKRLKEEYEDDSGAALPPWLEARQAISKTSSSRLAQKQRKPRLTGESISLPKPVSCKSLDRMVAGPPYFFYGNVLNLSQDSWIKISQFLYAVEPEFVNTQFFSAFSRKEGYVHNLPNENRFHLIPRSPMTIEEVIPSTKKWWPPWDTRKQISCINTDLTGISQQCNRLESLLNDYGGLLSIDQQTDLLHRCKIYNLVWVGHNKLKPIEPEHIERILGYPVNHTQAAGFSMHDRLQALKHSFQIDTLGYHLSVLKTMFPEGLTLLSLYSGVGGAEITLDRLGIRLKGVVSVETCEIKRKILKQWWSNSGQVGDLVQIEDIQKLSSSKFEILKQRFGGFDLVICQTPSTYNPKCPTIEDHGNISGLDFSMFYEFVRILQRVKSMMGNSR comes from the exons ATGTCAAACGTTAAGGTTGAAGATAATGAGGATTTGCAACTGGATGACATGTGCCCATGGAAAATTGGG GACAATGTTGCTAGCTCATCAAGCAGCCGTGTAAGATCATCATTTATAGAAATGGGGTTCCCACCATCTCTTGTTGACAAAGCAATTGAGGAAAATG GTGAAGACAATGAAGGAACACTACTGGAGACTCTATTTCAGTACTCG GCTCAAAAAGATACGAGGCCTGAGTCTTTGAATTCCTTTGGTGGCTTTCTCAACACCAATGATGAACTAGCTGGAGTTGTACTACCAAACGAGAAGGTGAAG GTTCCTCATACATCCGAATCATCTGATTCTTTGGATAGCTTGTTTGGAGAGAGAAATGATGCAAGCAGCCATGTCGATATTTCAATGCAtgttcatcctaaagag GAACCTGACATATCGAGTGGAGTTAAAGATGGGAAAAAAGCAAGTTTACTGATGATGAATTTCTCTGAGGATGAAGTTGATTATGCTATAAATAAACTTG GTGAAAATGCTCCTATAAGTGACATAATAGATTTTATCGCTGCTGCCCAAATTGCTGAAAACTCTGAAAAGAATGTTCAGATTTCTAATTATGGTGATGACGAAAAGAATGCG GATGCCAGCACTGAAACCTTGTTTGGGACTTTAAACAATACGCTTCGGTTGCTCGAAATGGGTTTTTCGGAGAAAGATATTTCTGCTGCTATCGATATGTGTG GTTCAAAAGCTTCTGTCGAGGAACTTGCAGATTCGATTGTTTCTGGTCAAATTGGCAAG TATACCTATAATCCTAGTTGGAAAAGGAATGCCAGCTCAAGTAGATCATTATATGGGATGAATGGTCAAGGCACTATGCGTTATGATGACTTGACAATAAAAACTGAAGATACCAGTCCTGTGTCTCATTCTGAGTTCAGTAGTAATGGCATGATGGAAAGTTGCAAGGGAAAAAGGCCAAAAGAAGGATATATCGATGAGTCTAGCAGTTCGAAGAGGCTGAAAGAAGAGTATGAGGATGACTCAGGCGCTGCCTTACCACCATGGCTTGAAGCAAGGCAAGCAATTTCCAAGACTAGCAGCTCACGGTTAGCACAAAAACAGCGTAAACCACGGCTAACCGGAGAGTCTATTTCATTGCCAAAGCCTGTTTCATGCAAAAGTCTCGATCGAATGGTAGCTGGTCCACCGTACTTCTTCTACGGAAATGTGCTCAATCTCTCCCAGGATTCTTGGATCAAGATATCTCAATTCTTGTATGCCGTTGAACCAGAATTTGTGAACACACAGTTTTTTTCGGCATTCAGTAGGAAGGAGGGTTATGTACACAATCTTCCGAATGAGAATAGGTTTCACCTCATCCCTAGATCTCCGATGACAATTGAAGAAGTGATACCAAGTACGAAAAAATGGTGGCCTCCATGGGATACGAGAAAACAAATCAGCTGCATTAATACTGACCTTACCGGAATCTCTCAGCAGTGCAATAGACTTGAAAGTTTACTGAATGATTATGGAGGGTTGCTTTCAATAGACCAGCAGACAGATCTCCTTCATCGctgtaaaatatataatcttgtATGGGTTGGTCATAACAAGTTGAAGCCCATAGAACCCGAGCATATTGAGCGCATTTTAGGCTACCCTGTCAATCACACTCAAGCCGCCGGGTTCAGCATGCATGATCGACTTCAGGCTCTGAAACACAGTTTTCAGATAGATACCTTGGGATATCATCTTTCTGTTTTAAAAACCATGTTTCCGGAAGGATTAACCTTATTGTCATTATATAGTGGAGTTGGAGGGGCAGAAATAACTTTGGACCGGCTTGGCATTCGATTAAAAGGCGTTGTTTCAGTTGAAACATGTGAAATAAAGCGCAAGATTCTAAAGCAGTGGTGGAGCAATTCTGGGCAAGTCGGAGACCTCGTGCAGATTGAAGACATTCAGAAACTATCAAGTTCAAAGTTTGAAATTCTTAAACAAAGGTTCGGAGGATTTGATTTGGTCATTTGTCAAACTCCTAGCACTTACAATCCAAAATGCCCTACTATTGAAGATCATGGCAATATTTCTGGTCTAGACTTCTCGATGTTCTATGAATTTGTTAGAATTTTGCAACGTGTAAAGTCCATGATGGGAAACAGTAGGTGA
- the LOC108221782 gene encoding cysteine-rich receptor-like protein kinase 2, translating to MCNMKFFISVLLLKMINTALSQPETKLLLQGCSLYNASNLWNFYSNFNSTMTDLRTQLLDENIHFATVQWPRSSDPVYGMCQCRKYLSSRDCVACFDAAVSAIRNCSASSGARVIYDGCFLRYDSNSIDEETTLPGNMGICGNQTVSWTTAFKTAVDGLLGDLRIATPKIKGFFAASTRQIAGGVGAVYAVAQCIETLNKTGCLHCLTMAYSSLRTCPPQADGRAIDVGCFFRYSDTAFFAENQTTDITPFLRSGSSSNKKAILIGSIVGIAGLILIMILYLWYKVLGKRIAAPRGDILGATELQSPTKYSYNDLKLATKNFSIVNKLGKGGYGDVYKGTLKNGDIVAVKRIALDTRVAETIFDSEVRLISNVHHRNLIRLLGCCIKGQVVIEYMANSSLERFLYGERRGTLNWKQRFDIIFGTAKGLAYLHEQYHVRIIHRDIKSSNILLDEEFQPKIADFGFARLLPESQSHVNTKFAGTLGYTAPEYAIHGQLSEKVDTYGFGIVVLEIISGRRCNDVQSTNEYLLEDAWRMYENNMYSELIDKTLDPDEYRVEDVKKCMEIGLLCTQSSVSSRPPMSQVVAMLLIGNTSEEPKLPTRSMPAESHNKIKDNTFMSNGFSIATVTSTSFTGR from the exons ATGTGTAACATGAAGTTCTTCATCAGTGTATTACTATTGAAAATGATAAACACTGCCTTGTCGCAACCAGAAACCAAACTGTTACTCCAGGGCTGCAGCTTGTACAATGCTTCAAACTTGTGGAATTTCTATAGTAATTTTAACAGCACCATGACAGACCTCAGGACACAACTTCTAGATGAAAACATACATTTTGCGACGGTTCAGTGGCCTAGAAGCTCGGACCCTGTTTATGGCATGTGTCAGTGCAGGAAATACTTATCCAGCAGAGACTGTGTGGCGTGCTTTGATGCAGCCGTGTCAGCAATTCGCAACTGCTCTGCTTCTAGCGGGGCTCGTGTCATATATGATGGCTGCTTCCTCAG GTATGATAGCAATAGCATCGATGAAGAGACAACTCTCCCTGGCAATATGGGGATTTGTGGAAACCAAACTGTATCTTGGACCACAGCTTTCAAAACAGCCGTAGATGGACTACTTGGAGACCTTCGAATTGCAACACCGAAGATCAAAGGTTTTTTTGCCGCATCTACCAGACAAATAGCTGGTGGTGTTGGTGCAGTTTATGCAGTGGCACAATGCATCGAGACATTAAACAAAACTGGGTGCCTACATTGTTTAACTATGGCTTATAGTAGTTTAAGAACTTGTCCACCTCAGGCTGATGGGAGGGCCATAGATGTAGGGTGTTTCTTCAGGTACTCAGACACCGCATTTTTTGCTGAAAATCAGACTACTGATATCACACCTTTCCTGAGAAGTG GGAGTTCAAGCAACAAGAAAGCAATTTTAATTGGCAGCATTGTGGGGATAGCAGGGCTTATATtgattatgatattatatttatggtacaaagtTTTAGGGAAACGAATCGCAGCACCAAGAG GTGACATATTGGGAGCAACTGAATTGCAAAGCCCTACAAAATACAGTTATAATGACTTGAAATTAGCTACAAAAAATTTCAGCATAGTAAACAAACTTGGAAAAGGTGGTTATGGAGATGTATACAAG GGAACTTTAAAGAATGGGGATATTGTTGCAGTGAAAAGAATAGCATTAGACACCAGGGTAGCAGAGACAATATTTGATAGTGAAGTTAGACTCATTAGTAATGTTCATCATCGTAATCTCATCCGTCTCCTTGGATGTTGCATTAAAGGACAGGTTGTCATTGAGTACATGGCCAACTCCAGCCTTGAAAGATTTCTATATG GTGAGAGGCGAGGGACTCTTAACTGGAAACAAAGGTTTGACATAATTTTTGGCACAGCCAAGGGTCTTGCCTATTTACATGAACAATATCATGTAAGGATCATACATCGAGATATAAAATCGAGCAACATATTGCTTGATGAAGAGTTTCAGCCAAAAATTGCTGATTTTGGATTTGCCAGACTTCTCCCTGAGAGCCAAAGTCATGTTAACACCAAATTTGCTGGGACATT AGGGTATACGGCACCAGAGTATGCAATACATGGGCAATTGTCTGAGAAAGTAGATACATATGGCTTCGGGATCGTAGTCCTTGAAATTATTAGTGGCAGAAGGTGCAATGATGTTCAATCTACCAATGAATACCTACTCGAAGAT GCATGGAGAATGTACGAGAACAACATGTACTCAGAGTTAATAGATAAGACACTAGACCCTGATGAATACAGGGTAGAAGATGTGAAGAAATGCATGGAGATAGGTTTATTGTGCACTCAATCTTCGGTGTCTTCAAGACCACCAATGTCTCAAGTTGTTGCCATGCTCTTAATTGGTAATACATCTGAAGAGCCTAAGTTACCAACCAGAAGTATGCCTGCAGAATCACATAACAAGATTAAGGATAACACATTTATGTCTAATGGGTTCTCTATTGCAACTGTTACTAGTACTTCATTTACAGGTCGTTAG
- the LOC108221791 gene encoding uncharacterized protein LOC108221791, whose protein sequence is MAAQDVVCQGSRRPIGDGETTSVWKIPWLPCRDNGYLTTDIPQELENIRVVNLMETGRKRWDEDVLQDICNHRDATLRIFRFQCRTEDSWFWILEKSGCFSVKSCYRKLQGEQDWPLAAFWRYQGKSLILYGEFVELMQLMSCLIAHLQEWSGQMYEGQGLWHRRNRWVWDRISISEFGVQATAMNMLYEWRQSMLEKQKYKAVSSVSPRRWYPPQPGWVKVNIDAAVFIEAGCTSIGSTIRDEHGAFVRARNRKIAAVYQPREAEAVGLKEALSWVKDLGYKRCIFETDAKTVAEACKKVHGRAYFHLIVSSCVELFKHYDEVLVEFVHRSAR, encoded by the exons ATGGCAGCACAGGATGTAGTTTGTCAAGGAAGTAGGAGACCTATTGGCGATGGAGAGACTacaagtgtttggaaaataccGTGGCTGCCATGTAGAGATAATGGGTATTTAACAACTGATATACCTCAAGAACTAGAAAATATCAGAGTTGTTAATCTAATGGAGACAGGGAGGAAACGATGGGATGAAGATGTGCTACAGGATATCTGTAATCACAGAGATGCTACGTTAAGAATATTCCGCTTCCAGTGCAGAACCGAGGACTCGTGGTTTTGGATATTGGAGAAATCAGGATGTTTCTCTGTTAAAAGCTGCTACAGGAAACTACAAGGTGAACAGGACTGGCCACTTGCAGCATTTTGGAGATACCAGGGAAAGTCATTAATTTTATATGGAGAGTTTGTAGAGCTT ATGCAACTCATGTCTTGTTTGATTGCCCATTTGCAAGAATGGTCTGGGCAAATGTACGAGGGCCAAGGG CTTTGGCATCGCCGAAACAGGTGGGTATGGGACAGAATTAGTATTTCTGAATTTGGTGTGCAAGCAACAGCAATGAATATGCTGTATGAGTGGCGCCAGAGTATGTTGGAAAAGCAGAAATATAAAGCCGTGTCAAGTGTGAGCCCAAGAAGATGGTATCCACCACAGCCAGGTTGGGTAAAGGTTAATATAGATGCTGCTGTGTTTATAGAGGCTGGTTGCACTAGTATAGGAAGTACTATTCGGGATGAGCATGGCGCTTTTGTCCGAGCAAGGAACCGCAAAATTGCAGCAGTATATCAACCACGGGAAGCAGAGGCAGTTGGGTTAAAAGAAGCTCTTTCATGGGTAAAAGATCTGGGATATAAAAGATGCATATTCGAGACTGATGCAAAGACAGTTGCTGAGGCATGTAAGAAGGTTCATGGACGTGCGTATTTTCACTTAATTGTGTCGAGTTGTGTTGAGTTATTTAAGCACTATGATGAGGTGCTAGTTGAATTTGTTCATAGGTCTGCGAGGTAG